TATCATTGAAATCATAGTGTACATTGTGGCAAGCTTTTTGATGTTTTTCAACTCCATCATCACTTCCTACAAGAGCAAAGGCTCCTGGGATTTTGTTTAGGTAATAACTAAAATCTTCACTTGCCATAATTGGAGTTGCAATATTACTTTGCCAGTTTTCACCTAAGGTGTCTTTTAATACTTCTCGCACCCTTGAAGCTTCATCTTTATGATTGATTGTTGGTTGATATCTATCCCTTAAATCAATATCAACCTCTACATTATATGCTAGTGCAATTCCTTTTGATATCTCTTCAATTTGATTAAATACTTTTGTTTTTAATTCATTTGTAGGAACTCTAATACTTCCTTCAACCTTTGCATTATCAGGAATCACTGTTACTCCACTAATTGCATCTATTGATGTAACAGAAACTACAACGGCATCTTGTGGTGCTACTTGTCTACTTGCTATTTGTTGTAGTGCCATAGTTAAAGCAGAAGCTGCAAGAACTGGGTCTTTACAAATTTCAGGTTGAGAGGAGTGACCTCCTAAACCTTTAAGTGTAATATGAAAAGTTCCATTTCCAGCCATTACTGTGCCCTCAGGACAAACAGCTTGACCAAATTTAATAGCTGGCCAATTATGCCAACCAAAAATCATATCAACTCCATCTAAACATCCCTCTTCAATCATCTTCTTAGCTCCATGACCTCCCTCTTCAGCAGGTTGAAATATAAGCGATATTGGGTTTGTTAGTTTATCTTCATTTTGTTTTAACCAAATAGCAGCTGCCATTAGAGTTGCTGTGTGACCATCATGTCCACAAGCATGCATACATTGAGTTTTAACTGATTTATATGAAACATCAGTTTTCTCTTCTAATGGAAGAGCATCAATATCTCCCCTTAATGCTATATGAGGTCCCTGTTTATCTTGGGCAAGTAAGCCAACAGTTCCAGTTCCTGCATAAGTTTTATATGTAATATTATGCTTATCTAATATCTCTCTTATTGCTTTTGCGGTATCTGTCTCTTCCCAAGTCAATTCGGGATTTTTATGTAAATTATGTCTAAAATTTGTAGCAAACTCTACTACTTCATCAAAATTTTTATACATACCGACTCCTTTTTATTCTAAATACTGAATCACTTTTGCTAATTCATTATATTTTGTTAGGCAATCATCATAATTAACTAAAATCTCTGATTTTGCTATTATATAACTTTTGCCTGTTGTTCTATTTCTTACTACATTTTGTCCATCGATGTTTTCAACTGCATCAAAAGTACCAATAAATTTTGTACCCCTTAAACTTACAGTTTCTAATCTTTCACCTGGTTTAATTTTATCTTCGTATTGTAAATATGCCAATCTAGCAGAAGTACCTGTTCCTGTTGTGCTTCTACAAATAACTCCTGGGTGAACATAAGTGGTTGATTTTGAGGTATAAAAACCATCTTCTTTTTTCTCAACTTCTCCCATAAAATGCAGAAAAGGAACTGGTCCCACATCACCTAATAAATAGTGTCTTAGTGACTCTTTTTTTCTAACTGCTTCAACTATTAAATAAGCTGTATCACTTAATCTTTTTTCTTCATCAAGTGTAAGATTAAATCCTA
This portion of the Arcobacter nitrofigilis DSM 7299 genome encodes:
- the doeB2 gene encoding N(2)-acetyl-L-2,4-diaminobutanoate deacetylase DoeB2, which produces MYKNFDEVVEFATNFRHNLHKNPELTWEETDTAKAIREILDKHNITYKTYAGTGTVGLLAQDKQGPHIALRGDIDALPLEEKTDVSYKSVKTQCMHACGHDGHTATLMAAAIWLKQNEDKLTNPISLIFQPAEEGGHGAKKMIEEGCLDGVDMIFGWHNWPAIKFGQAVCPEGTVMAGNGTFHITLKGLGGHSSQPEICKDPVLAASALTMALQQIASRQVAPQDAVVVSVTSIDAISGVTVIPDNAKVEGSIRVPTNELKTKVFNQIEEISKGIALAYNVEVDIDLRDRYQPTINHKDEASRVREVLKDTLGENWQSNIATPIMASEDFSYYLNKIPGAFALVGSDDGVEKHQKACHNVHYDFNDKLIKPVSISLMKLANFKF